From the genome of Pelagicoccus enzymogenes:
GGTGGAGCCTTGGTTGACGAAGACCTTGAGCTCGGGGGTGAACTTGGCGGCTTCGCGTCGCCAGTTTTCCACGAGGGAAGCGGGGCAGACGACGAGGGAGGGCAGGGATGAAGGCTGACGGGAGTGGCTTGGAGTTGACGCCCGCGGAGCGGCCGTCCCACCTGGGGGGAGCGATGAGGTAGACGCCCGCGGTACCGAGGAGCGCTCGCGACGACAAAGCGAAGCGCCCACGGCCGTCCCACCTGATGATGTTGACGCCCGCGGAGCGGCCGTCCCACCTTTGATGCTACTGAGGAAGGCGAGGGCTTGGAGGGTTTTGCCGAGGCCCATTTCGTCGGCGAGGATGCCGCCGAGCTTGTTTTGGTAGAGGTGGTGGAGCCATGCGACGCCGGTCTTTTGGTAGGGGCGCAGGATGGCGTCGAGGGAGTCGGAGAGCTTGGGGGCTTGCAGTTTGTCGAGGCGCTTGAGGGCTTCGCTGCGGGTGCGCCAGGTGGAAGGGGGCTCGAAGTTGGGGTTGAGCTCGGAGAGGGGCTCCTCGATTTCGAGGCTGCGGGAGTAGGGGATCTTGTAGCTGCCGTTGTGCAGTAGGGGCGCGTTGAAGTCGCCGGTGAGCTGCTTTTGCACGGCGTTGAGGGTGTCGAGCCGGGAGCGTTTGATGAGGAAGACTTTCTCTCCGGACTCGATGTAGCGCTTGCCGGTGTTGAGGCTTTGGCTGATTTCCTGTTGGGAGGCTTGTCCTGCGGTGATGGATACGGTGAGGTTGTAGCCGTTGCGCTCTTCCATGACCTCGGTCTTGATCTTGGCTTCGGGTATCTTGCCGACGCGTTGCTGGAAGTTTGCGGTGAATTCGGCTTGGTAGCGGTCTTCGAGCTCGCCCCAGTATTCGCCTAGGAAGTTGAGGGTGAGGTGGCGGTCGCGCAGCCACCACTTGCGGTTGCCGGGCTCCAGCTTGAAGCGGTAGGTTTGCAGGAGTTCGCGGATCTCTTCGTAGTAGGGGTGTTCGCGAGATGGAAGCGAGATGGCGAGGTAGTGGGAGGAGCCGTCGACGGTCATGGGGGCGCCGGTGAAGGTGAACTCTGCTTCTGCTTCTCCTTCTTCATCTGCTTCTCGGCGGGAGGGGGATGAAGAAGAAGATGAAGAAGTAGATGAAGGTGAAGTTGGAGGGGGTGGGGGTTCTAGGTGTTCGGTGACGCCGATGAGTTCGGAGCCGTTCCAGGCGATGGGGTCCTGGGGCTTGTTGGCCCAGTAGAAGTCGTCTTGTCCGGCGAGGGTGGTGACGAGGGTCGTGAGCTTTTCGCGGTCGAGCTGGAGGAAGGAGGAGAGCTTGCCGCCGCACCATTGGAAGAGGGAGAAGGCGGCTACGCGGCCGGCTTCGTCGAGCTCGCCGAGCTTGTCCGGGGTGAGAGTTTCGGGACGGACGGCTTGGCCGTTGGCGAGAGCGATCTCGAGCTTGGTGGGAATGGCGTCGCGGGGAGCGGCGGACTCGATGTTGGGTGGGAGGATAATGCGGAGGCGCATTCTGGAATGGATGAAGGCAGAGGGACGAAGGTTTTGATCGGGTCGGGGA
Proteins encoded in this window:
- a CDS encoding DEAD/DEAH box helicase, producing the protein MRLRIILPPNIESAAPRDAIPTKLEIALANGQAVRPETLTPDKLGELDEAGRVAAFSLFQWCGGKLSSFLQLDREKLTTLVTTLAGQDDFYWANKPQDPIAWNGSELIGVTEHLEPPPPPTSPSSTSSSSSSSPSRREADEEGEAEAEFTFTGAPMTVDGSSHYLAISLPSREHPYYEEIRELLQTYRFKLEPGNRKWWLRDRHLTLNFLGEYWGELEDRYQAEFTANFQQRVGKIPEAKIKTEVMEERNGYNLTVSITAGQASQQEISQSLNTGKRYIESGEKVFLIKRSRLDTLNAVQKQLTGDFNAPLLHNGSYKIPYSRSLEIEEPLSELNPNFEPPSTWRTRSEALKRLDKLQAPKLSDSLDAILRPYQKTGVAWLHHLYQNKLGGILADEMGLGKTLQALAFLSSIKGGTAAPRASTSSGGTAVGASLCRRERSSVPRASTSSLPPGGTAAPRASTPSHSRQPSSLPSLVVCPASLVENWRREAAKFTPELKVFVNQGSTRIKTPEQAQAYDLVITSYGTLIRDKKRFADINFLCVIADEAQHIKNRRTQNAKALTALQTDGRILLTGTPIENSIQDLMSLLDFIMPGGWKPIPNGARGDERRWHERRILDQAAPYILRRTKDKVATELPEKIEQVLFLEMTPAQKKTYEAARQHAEKEISQLEKSGASEGALRMKTLTQLLRLRQTCCDPRLLDEKLEPSASTKLNSFLELLEESSDGGHRILVFSQFVSLLSILKEELDSQNVPYCYIDGSTRNRMAEVDRFNESDDIPIFLISLKAGGTGLNLTAADTVVHFDPWWNPAAEAQATDRAHRIGQTKVVTSYKLIVSDSVEEKVLQLQNQKRQLLADVFEASEAANAKITLQDLKELI